The sequence TTTGATAAAGAAGTGtcaagaaactaaaaaattgaagaatcaaGAAGCGTCCCGGTGAGGACGTCACTCTCACAAGTAggggaaaaatgaatgaatgacAATGTTTAAGTGTCCGGGTGGATTTATGGGGACTGGAGATGTGCACACGAAGGAGACGCGGTGTGTCCTCAATGCGCACTGAGCATATAGAGAGAGATATAGAGAGAGGCAGTACTAGAGACACAGACAGCAGAAAAGACATGGTGAGGTGAGATAAACTAGAATGCTTGATTTCGTCTTTAGCCGTTGTGGACACTTGGGAAGGTGGGCAGGAATACAGAGATTGCCGACTATGATGGAGCAAGGGAAAACTATCGCACACTTAGGGAAAatctagtttcaaaaattaattgtactaaaaatttaaaatttattaaaatttattaaaaattaaaaaatttcaaaaatcaaaaattaacaatttttcgataagactttggaacattttgataaaacttgtgcattcaaaaatttttgaattatctaAACAGGTTTTACCAGTTTTCATAATGTTTCCAAAGCTATCGGAAACCTCCTTAaaacttttgtaattttaaaacgaGCATACGTCtagtttttcagtgatttctgGGTGACTTCGGCGACTCACCGCACCCACTGCtgcaaatcagaaaaaatgtggAGCAAAATGGCTTTTGTTTAAATTCATGGAATAGAAAAATGCCTTCCGTTTAATTACTCCAATTAGAAAACACGTTTTTCCgaactagaaaatttttgtagaaggTTTGATGAGTTTTGAGACCAAACGTCTGTATTTTGTATGTATCCCCCCCCTTAAAGTCAAGATTACTGGAAGCCACATATTTATgtcttcaaacttttttttcaaactaaacactttttgattctacaaactaaaaaataggGAAAGTGAAtcttcagattaaaaaataaatgcaaatttagtcaagaaacaaaaaaaaattaaaatcaagaaGTATCCCGGTGAGGACGTCACTCTCATGAACCCAAGTGTCCGAATGGATTTATGGGGACTGGCGATGTGCACAGAGAGCgtagagagaaagagagaaaaacaCAGACACAACAATTACAGTCGGCACAGACGTACCGCGATATACAACTGCATAGAGCAACGTCACACTCTAACGAAGGAGACGCGGTGTGTCCTCAATGCGCACTGAGCatatagagagagagagatatagagagagagagacagtgCTAGAGACACAGACAACTCGATAGAAAAAAGTGGTACATAACAAAAAAGGGCAGTAAGTAACAAAAATCTGTCTCGATGATTGTTTTCCAGCACAAAATTGGACGTACCAAGTTTAGACGAAGAGGATTCAAACCATTGTCCTCTGCATTTGTCCAACAACTGGTTGTTAAATTCCCACCTGCCGCCAATGAGAGGAGCTTACtgtttattttgataatttaaacaattcaCATCActtacaaaattgttttatttttactagGAATTAGAATTGACTGAATAGTAGCTGCAAATGAGTAAAAGGGTTCAAGGCagtaaatgaaatttgaaagtaaatGAGCCATTCATTTGTAAACGAGCAAAAGTGAAAACATTCGTAAATGAGCGTCAAAGGGATTGAGCCATCGTAAGGGATTGAGTGTTCAAGTAAATCAGCACGCTAGTAAATGAGCCCAGAAGGCATATGTAGATGTAGGCTGGTAAcaagtaggcaggtaggccGGCAGTTGGTATGAATAGAAATAATATCAGATATTCTGGAAGTTAGCATAAAAAGGCACAGTGTAGGTTTGGTGGCAGGAATAGCCAtgatgtaggcatgtaggcagccAGTTGACGTATTAAGGCGTGAGTTAGGCTGGTATGGTGACAATAGTCATAGTAGCCAGAAAGTAGGCAGGGATAGGCACACTTACCTCGTGCCTACATCTGTCTACTTCATACCTCGTACACGTAACaaatttatctaatttttttccaagtttttcaatttaaaagttgCTGCggtgaaataaatttgaaaattcaaaacgtgaCCTTTTGCAGTTCAAAAAGATAAGATCTTTCAATCTGAGAGTTTGGAAACGCTTTAGTTTTgattctcattattttttttgatttcgtGGTGCAATGTTTAATGCAGTTTAATACATTCAGCCAGCAAGTTTCTCGaattatattgattttcaattggAAGGTCGTAAATGCGGTAGCTAATTAGGGTGACAGTTTCAAAgtacaaaactatttttgtatttaaactGTTCACacccaaaattgaaaatctcttCCACCACAACTCAGCTTTTCCTTTGAAAATTGGTTGTGCTCTGTAGAGATTAATTCAACTGCTACTTGCTTTTACCTCTTCTAATTCTTTATGATTCCGCTCAATTTTGCCGTGTTACTACTGGAAacttaataaaattaaagattttttcagtgtgACAATGAACACCATCCAGCAAGTCGACCATTACACCTTGGAAAAGCTGCTGGGAAAGGGGATGTATGGAGAAGTTCATCTTTGCAAAGACGATCGCAACAATGAAGCGAGAGTGGCCAAGCTAATCCTCAAAGAGCACAACGGGATCCGCGATAAATCTTGGGCTCATGAGACTCTTGCACTCAATGCAGTCGCAGGTGTCAATGGAGTCCCACGCATGTTTGCTACCGGGTCGACCGACTACCATAATTGGATTGGTGAGATAATAGGTTTAGTGGCATACattaaaacttaaaagtttCAGTTATGGATTTGCTCAGTGATGACCTTGAAGTCATTATTTGTCGCAACGAGAACAAGAAGTTCGCTAAAGCTACTGGATATCAGATCCTTTGGCAAGTAGTGAAGATATTGAAAGATATCCATTCGAAAGGAATTGTGCATGGAGACATCAAGCCAAACAACTTGATGGTCTCGCACTCGAGCAATGTAAGTTCTGCTTTCCTAAGAAGACATTTAAttaatgttgaattttcagatgttccaACTCGTACTCGTTGATTTCGGGTGTGCACGCCGCTTCAAAGATGTCAACGGAAATCGGACTCCACCAGCACCGTACCCGAGCAACTGCATCAAAGGGCTTCACATCCCTCCTCATTCCGCACTAGGCATGCCACATATGGAGGCAGAGGACATCATGCAGGTTGCCTACCTGTCATGCCTTCTTCGGCAATATGCTCCGTGGaaagatgatgatgaattCAAGATGACA comes from Caenorhabditis elegans chromosome X and encodes:
- the F39F10.3 gene encoding non-specific serine/threonine protein kinase (Confirmed by transcript evidence) gives rise to the protein MNTIQQVDHYTLEKLLGKGMYGEVHLCKDDRNNEARVAKLILKEHNGIRDKSWAHETLALNAVAGVNGVPRMFATGSTDYHNWIVMDLLSDDLEVIICRNENKKFAKATGYQILWQVVKILKDIHSKGIVHGDIKPNNLMVSHSSNMFQLVLVDFGCARRFKDVNGNRTPPAPYPSNCIKGLHIPPHSALGMPHMEAEDIMQVAYLSCLLRQYAPWKDDDEFKMTRKKMSLALNPEKFLEEHQDLLPVIKLLAAQKHYAEPDYIAILDLLQQMLHSSGGGLANGSLNATVVARAIHLP